Proteins from a genomic interval of Cytophagales bacterium:
- a CDS encoding PglZ domain-containing protein, with the protein MADVIYMQKEDANKNFVRFMINNYESWLSPPASPASPPKSPHSPPLTPSQLELEKRGIGETEKGKTKRFTDSPIHPFTDSGGLRGAVDLGGAGISADIPLMSHQLMGQKIFPLINNEVPVFFVLIDNLRYDQWKILEPVVSEYFIVEKEETYCPILPTTTAYARNAIFSGLLPLDISKRYPDLWLDDEDEGGKNLNEEEFLARQLKSTNMENIRFSYNKITNLNRGKALVASVNNLMTCPLNVIVFNFVDMLSHARTEMEMIRELAPDESAYRSITKSWFSHSPLLDVLKKISEKKAKLIITTDHGSIRVKKPFKIVGDRNTNTNLRYKQGKNLGYDPKNVLVAKNPERFYLPQSHVSTSYVFATEDQFFVYPNNYNYFVNYYKDTFQHGGISMEEMIVPLVFLTSR; encoded by the coding sequence ATGGCAGATGTTATCTATATGCAAAAAGAAGATGCAAATAAGAATTTTGTCCGCTTTATGATTAACAATTATGAGTCCTGGCTATCTCCCCCGGCCAGCCCTGCCAGCCCCCCTAAATCCCCCCACAGCCCTCCCCTAACTCCAAGCCAACTTGAATTGGAGAAACGGGGAATCGGAGAAACGGAGAAAGGGAAAACGAAGCGATTCACCGATTCACCCATTCACCCATTCACCGATTCAGGGGGACTTAGGGGGGCTGTGGATTTAGGAGGGGCTGGTATAAGTGCAGATATACCGTTGATGTCTCATCAATTAATGGGGCAGAAGATCTTTCCCTTAATAAATAATGAAGTCCCGGTTTTTTTTGTATTAATTGATAATTTACGCTATGACCAATGGAAAATATTAGAGCCAGTTGTTTCAGAGTATTTTATTGTTGAAAAAGAAGAAACATATTGCCCGATCCTGCCAACTACCACCGCTTATGCAAGAAATGCTATCTTTTCCGGTTTGTTACCTTTAGATATATCAAAGAGGTATCCTGATCTGTGGCTGGATGATGAAGATGAAGGAGGCAAGAATCTTAACGAAGAAGAATTTTTGGCTCGCCAATTAAAAAGCACGAATATGGAGAATATCAGGTTTTCGTATAATAAGATCACAAATCTCAATCGTGGTAAAGCATTGGTTGCCAGCGTTAACAACCTGATGACCTGCCCGCTCAATGTGATCGTTTTTAACTTTGTTGATATGCTCTCTCATGCTCGTACTGAAATGGAAATGATCCGCGAATTAGCACCAGATGAATCTGCTTACCGGTCAATTACAAAATCCTGGTTTAGTCATTCACCTTTGCTGGATGTTTTAAAGAAAATTTCAGAAAAGAAAGCTAAGCTGATTATCACAACAGATCATGGATCTATCCGTGTAAAAAAACCTTTTAAGATCGTTGGAGACAGAAATACAAATACCAATTTAAGGTATAAGCAGGGCAAAAATCTGGGCTATGACCCTAAGAATGTGTTAGTTGCAAAGAACCCCGAAAGATTTTATTTACCTCAAAGTCATGTTTCCACTTCTTATGTATTTGCTACTGAAGATCAATTTTTTGTGTATCCTAACAACTACAATTATTTTGTAAACTATTATAAGGATACATTCCAGCATGGGGGGATTTCTATGGAAGAGATGATTGTGCCACTTGTATTTTTGACTTCCAGGTGA
- a CDS encoding rhomboid family intramembrane serine protease, which produces MEEKIKFTHSLVVPTFFVLLLWLIKCLEFLFEFDLFFLGLYPRKILGLAGIITAPLIHGSFTHLLSNTFPLIILGGGALYFYRKIAYEVFFWIYILSGLWVWMAARPVYHIGASGLIYGFASFLFFSGVFRRDRRSMAISLLIIFIYGGMIWGILPLREGISWESHLAGGIAGILCAFYFRKVVIPREYDWEEEDEISEEDESEDEKELNDPDESEPMKFKYIYSPDQKRNEEDKKGSSSGS; this is translated from the coding sequence ATGGAAGAAAAAATAAAATTCACCCATAGTTTAGTAGTTCCCACATTTTTTGTGCTGCTACTATGGTTGATAAAATGCCTGGAATTTTTGTTTGAATTTGATTTGTTTTTTTTAGGGCTTTATCCGAGAAAGATTTTGGGATTGGCAGGTATTATTACCGCTCCCTTGATTCACGGCAGCTTCACACACTTACTTTCAAATACTTTTCCCTTAATAATTTTGGGAGGTGGTGCGCTTTATTTTTACAGAAAAATAGCTTACGAAGTATTTTTCTGGATATATATCCTGTCAGGTTTATGGGTATGGATGGCAGCACGTCCTGTATATCACATTGGAGCAAGTGGTTTGATATATGGATTTGCTTCTTTTTTATTTTTTAGCGGGGTTTTTCGCAGAGACAGGAGATCTATGGCTATATCGCTGCTTATTATTTTCATTTATGGTGGTATGATTTGGGGTATATTGCCATTGAGGGAAGGAATATCGTGGGAATCTCATTTGGCAGGTGGAATTGCAGGCATTTTATGTGCATTCTATTTCCGTAAAGTTGTGATACCAAGAGAATATGATTGGGAGGAGGAAGATGAAATAAGTGAAGAAGATGAAAGTGAAGACGAAAAGGAATTAAATGATCCCGATGAATCAGAACCGATGAAATTCAAATATATCTACTCACCTGATCAAAAAAGAAATGAAGAAGACAAGAAAGGAAGTAGCAGTGGCAGTTGA
- a CDS encoding HD domain-containing protein — protein sequence MIINDPVYGFITIKSKLIFEIIEHPFFQRLRRIQQLGLTGFVYPGALHTRFHHAIGAMHLMGLALDSLRSKGHEISDQEYEAAQLAILLHDIGHGPLSHTLESSILTDIPHEKISLVFINYFNLQFNGKLDLVIKIFNDKYERRFFHQLVASQLDIDRLDYLKRDCYYTGVPEGSISEERIIKMLNLVNDELVVEEKGIYSIENFLNARRLMYWQVYLHKTVISTEQMVISILKRAKSIFHQTSSIKHLPSFLPSLSFFLNQNIGVVDFQQDPNCLKQFALLDDHDIWSAIKLWVNSEDNVLSTISKNLLERKLFKVELTNHPCTKSHLQSIQSKICKEFDVSDKDINYFVIHGSLSNSAYISKGLSASEEGKFFKNKGKLRQAGETINILMKNGEIVDVAQAADLPNIKAMSKIVKKYYVCYPKIVKQ from the coding sequence ATGATCATCAACGATCCTGTTTACGGTTTTATTACTATAAAAAGCAAATTGATCTTTGAGATCATAGAACATCCTTTCTTTCAGCGGTTAAGAAGAATTCAACAACTCGGTTTGACCGGGTTTGTATATCCAGGCGCCTTACATACACGATTTCACCACGCCATTGGCGCAATGCACTTAATGGGTCTTGCGCTTGATTCACTAAGGAGCAAAGGACATGAAATATCAGACCAGGAATATGAAGCCGCCCAATTAGCAATACTATTACACGACATTGGGCATGGACCTCTATCGCATACGCTTGAGTCATCTATATTAACGGATATACCTCATGAAAAAATATCACTTGTTTTCATTAATTATTTTAACCTGCAATTTAATGGAAAATTAGATCTTGTAATAAAAATTTTTAATGATAAGTACGAAAGGCGCTTTTTCCACCAATTAGTGGCAAGCCAATTAGATATTGACAGGTTGGATTATCTTAAAAGAGATTGTTATTATACAGGCGTTCCGGAAGGAAGCATCAGTGAAGAGAGAATTATTAAGATGCTTAACCTCGTTAATGATGAACTTGTGGTAGAAGAAAAAGGAATATATAGTATTGAAAACTTTTTAAATGCTAGAAGGTTGATGTACTGGCAGGTATATTTACACAAAACCGTGATCAGCACCGAACAAATGGTGATCTCAATTTTAAAAAGAGCAAAATCCATCTTCCATCAAACATCTTCCATCAAACATCTTCCATCATTCCTCCCATCCCTGAGTTTTTTCTTAAATCAAAATATAGGCGTTGTAGATTTTCAACAAGATCCAAATTGTCTAAAACAGTTTGCATTACTTGACGATCATGATATATGGAGTGCGATAAAATTGTGGGTTAATAGTGAGGATAATGTATTATCAACAATTTCCAAAAATCTTTTGGAAAGGAAACTATTTAAAGTAGAATTAACAAACCATCCTTGCACTAAAAGTCATCTGCAATCAATACAAAGCAAAATTTGCAAAGAATTTGATGTCAGCGATAAAGATATAAATTATTTCGTTATTCATGGATCATTGAGCAACAGTGCCTACATATCGAAAGGCCTGTCCGCCTCTGAGGAAGGAAAATTTTTTAAAAATAAAGGTAAACTAAGGCAGGCGGGTGAAACAATTAATATTCTTATGAAAAATGGTGAAATTGTTGATGTTGCGCAGGCTGCTGATCTGCCAAATATAAAAGCAATGAGTAAAATTGTTAAAAAATATTACGTCTGTTATCCTAAAATCGTAAAGCAGTAA
- a CDS encoding VWA domain-containing protein, translating to MFLQAEEIGNWFSLSWFHPSVLRNFQWESPYYLYWIFFIPLLFLLRWLLIVIFKSRQKLDVALFEDHIKWSLANLLRFIPGILFAMVLALILIALARPQKINEQVEQWTEGIDIMLVLDASGSMDLKDFSPNRLEAAKEVARKFIAGRFQDRIGIVVFAGDAYSLAPLTTDYQLLYSLIDDINLKMIENDGTAIGSALGVATNRMRESDTKSKVLILLSDGDNTAGNIDPITAAELAHAWYIKIYTIGIGRDGKIPYGTDFFGRTRYIESNLDEGNLRKIAEIGEGKFFRATNKNALQNVFDNIDEYEKAEIKETRFKDTKDFYQVYLKWAIVLFLCWMMLKSSFINNALED from the coding sequence ATGTTCCTTCAAGCTGAAGAAATCGGTAATTGGTTTTCATTATCCTGGTTTCATCCCTCTGTTTTAAGAAATTTCCAGTGGGAAAGTCCTTATTACCTGTATTGGATATTTTTCATCCCTTTGTTATTTCTGTTGAGGTGGCTCCTGATCGTAATTTTCAAATCAAGGCAAAAGTTGGATGTCGCTTTATTTGAAGACCATATCAAATGGTCGTTGGCAAACTTGCTGAGATTTATACCCGGTATCTTATTTGCCATGGTATTGGCATTAATTCTTATTGCCCTGGCACGCCCCCAGAAGATCAATGAACAGGTGGAACAATGGACCGAAGGAATTGATATTATGCTTGTGCTGGATGCTTCTGGATCTATGGATCTAAAAGACTTCTCTCCCAATCGCCTGGAAGCAGCAAAGGAAGTAGCACGAAAGTTTATTGCAGGGCGTTTTCAGGACAGGATTGGCATTGTTGTTTTTGCCGGTGATGCTTATTCATTAGCGCCTCTTACTACAGATTACCAACTTTTGTATTCACTTATTGATGATATAAACTTGAAGATGATAGAAAATGACGGGACAGCCATTGGCAGCGCTTTGGGTGTGGCAACTAACAGGATGCGGGAATCCGATACAAAATCCAAGGTGTTAATATTATTAAGCGATGGTGATAATACAGCAGGAAATATTGACCCGATCACTGCCGCTGAATTGGCGCATGCCTGGTATATCAAAATATATACTATTGGGATAGGTAGAGATGGTAAAATTCCTTATGGTACAGATTTTTTTGGCAGAACACGGTATATAGAGTCAAATTTAGATGAAGGAAATCTCCGTAAAATTGCTGAAATCGGTGAAGGTAAATTTTTCAGGGCTACTAATAAAAATGCTTTACAAAATGTATTTGACAATATAGATGAATACGAAAAAGCCGAAATAAAGGAGACAAGGTTCAAAGACACAAAAGATTTTTACCAGGTTTACCTCAAATGGGCCATCGTACTTTTCTTGTGTTGGATGATGTTGAAAAGCAGTTTTATTAATAATGCGTTGGAAGATTGA